Genomic window (Desulforapulum autotrophicum HRM2):
ATGAATCATAAGGATAAAACAATGAATCTGGTCTCAACGGTTGATTCTGAAAATGAATTCGTCAAACCCGGCGTTACGACTGAAAAGAGCACATGGCTGACGGTGGGGGTGAAATTAATGATAGGGGTCGGGCTGATTTCAAATCTGTGTATCGGCCTGCTCGTATACATGAACTACAGAATGTCTTTCCAGATCGGTGAACAAACAAATCTTCTGCTGGAGATCAATTCGGACATGAATCAAAACCTGAGGACCACCATCTTTGATCTGCAGGGAAAATACCTTGAAATCCCGAAACGGCTTGAGGTCGATTCTGCAAATTCAATCATGGAATGGATTCAGGGACATTATACCGTGGCAGCCGATGGGGTCATTGAGGGGCGAAACAATTACAAACCGTTTTTCAACCGGTCCCAGCGGCGGGATATTTCAAAGGGGAAATTTGTGGTTCAAAACCTGGATGATTCTGTGGTGGTCTTTAGAGGCCTTTTAAAGGCGGACAAAGAATTTTCCGATGCTGTTCAGCGCATTGACATTAAAACAGCTGATCCTGTTAAGGATTATGATGCCATCAATGGGTTTATCCTAGAGGCCATCAATATTTCGGATGACGGGGATGCCCTTAGAAACAAGATCCTCGCACTGAAAAGTCTTTTGGCGGATGAAGCCATTGCAGCTGAAACCGCACGGAACGAGATCCTTTACAAGGTGGAGGAGATTGAAAAAAAGCGACAGCAGCTGATCGAATATCAGAACGAACGCCAGGCGACCAATCGTCGGATCGCCGGTGCCGCCATTCTGGCCAATATTATACTGCTCTATGCCCTGGCCTGGTATATTGTTGAAATCCCGTTGCGCAAGCTGACAAAGGCCATTGACCGGATCAATAAAGGTGAGACCGTATCCATCCCCTATGAAAATCGAAAAGACCGCATCGGCATGCTGGCCGGTGCCCTGGTCGGTTTTCAGGGTGCCCTGGTCAACCTCCGGTTTGAAGATGAACGCAAAAAACAAGACCGGCAGGTCATCTCTAAATTGATCAACCGCATGTCCGGGCTGATATTCTCCCTGCGCAGGAAAGCAGATACCATGAAAGACGAAGCGTCCGAACTTTCGGCCCTGGCAGAGGACACCGAGCAGCAGATCCTCATTGCAACAAAATCCGTTGTCAAAACAGTCCAGCAGACCGATTCGGTATCGGAATCCACCGGGCAGCTCAGCCAGGTGGTCAGGGAGATCGGTCAGCAGTTGAACATGCAGAACGACCAGGTCAACGGTATCAATGATATGGTTCAGATCACCCGGGATGATATCAACCGGTTGGCCCAGGCATCCAATGAAATCAATGAGATTGTGAATATTGTCCGGCATATTGCCGGAAAAACCAAGCTGCTGGCATTGAACGCCCGTATCGAGGCCGCCAGGGCCGGGGAGGCAGGAAAAGGGTTTGCCGTTGTGGCAAAGGAAGTCAGAGCACTCAGCGAGCAGACCGAAGAGGCCAACCAGGACATTGCCCGCAAGATCGATTCGATTCAGTCGGCCACCCAGACGATGGTGGGCTATACGACTCGAATTGAGGAAGGGATCGTGCTGCTCATGGGGGCCAGCCAACAGATTTCCGCCTCTGTGGAGGAGCAGGGAGCTGTTACCGAAGAAATCGCCGGCAACGCCCAGGCCACCTCCGTGGAGATCAAGGATGTGTCCGACAGGATTTCAGAAATCCGGGATACGGCCCAGGCCACCAGTCGATTTGCCGCTGACGTTCAGTCCCAGTCTGAAACCATTGCCCTGGAGCTGGAAAGCCTGCTCATGGATACCAGCAGTAAACTGGCCCGGTTCGACCAGGCGGACAGGGCCGGACATTCCGGTGGGGATCCGGTCCAGGAACCGCTACAATTCAGTGGGAACACCGTGCCGAAAAGCTGTCCGGATGCAGCTTGAACAACAAGTTGGAAAGGGTCGGAGAAGGGACTCGCCGATAAACAATGAATTTAAATGACTCAAGAGGTTAATTTGACACCCGCAAATCTATTGATCCTTTTACTGTTGATTTCAACCATGGCATTCTGGCTGGGCAAAAAACGCGCCTTTGCCGTTGTAAAGACAGCAGGCGGTCCCCGGATGCTCCATTCAAGACCCGGATACTACGGCGCCCTGACCGCATTGTGGTGCGGCCTGCCGGCTGTACTGGTGTTTGCCTTCTGGTTGGGGTTTGAATCCAGCATCATAACAGACATGGTGTTGACCAGCCTTCCTGAAACCTTTCGAGACCTCCCCCTGGACCGGTTGAATCTGATCGTTAACGACATCAAGAACCTGGTCTACGGGAATATCGTTTCGGGAAAGGTGAGCGCCGATCTTCAGGATGCTGCAGATCATTACAGACGGCTGGTCAGTATCAGCCACATGGCATTGACCGTGATTGCCGTTGTGTTTGCAATTGGGGGAGGCCTCGTGGTCCGGCGGATGATCAAACCGTCCCTGAGGGCCAGGAATCAGGTTGAACGGATCATAAAGTATTTCCTGATCGCCTGTTCCACCATTGCCATTTTTACCACCATCGGGATTGTCCTGTCCGTACTTTACGAGGCCATTCGGTTTTTCAAGGTAATCCCGCTGACAGAATTTCTGTTCGGCCTTGAGTGGAGCCCCCAGATGGCCATCCGGGCGGACCAGGTCGGTTCTTCGGGTGCGTTTGGCGTCATTCCTGTATTCGCGGGAACGATGCTCATCTCCGCCATTGCAATGTCTGTGGCCGTACCTGTGGGGCTGATGTCCGCCATCTATCTTTCAGAATATGCCAACAAGACGTTCAGGGCAGTGGCCAAACCCATGCTTGAAATACTGGCCGGAATTCCAACCGTTGTTTACGGTTTTTTTGCAGCGCTTGTGGTGGCACCATTCATACGAAATACCGGGGCAATGATCGGCCTGGATGTTTCCAGTGAAAGTGCCCTGGCAGCGGGTCTTGTCATGGGTGTGATGATCATACCCTTTGTCTCTTCCCTGTCCGATGACGTCATCAATGCGGTCCCCCAGAGTCTGAGGGACGGGGCCTACGCCCTTGGATCCACCCAGTCGGAAACCATCCGCCAGGTGATTATGCCGGCAGCACTGCCCGGTATTGTGGGCGGGGTGCTGCTGGCGGTTTCCCGGGCCATCGGCGAAACCATGATCGTGGTCATGGCAGCCGGACTTTCGGCCAACCTGACCGTCAATCCTTTGAAAACCGTGACCACCGTCACCGTTCAGATTGTGACCCTGCTGGTGGGAGACCAGGAATTTGACAGTCCCAAAACCCTTGCAGCATTTGCCCTGGGTCTGATGCTGTTTGTTGTCACACTGATTCTCAATGTGATTGCACTTTATGTGGTTCGAAAATACAGGGAGCAATATGAATAACAACAATAACAGCAAAAGAACCATGGATATTGTCAATCAGGGGCTGGAAAAAAGATATGGGGCGGAAAAACGGTTCCGTCGATACGGCCTCTGTGCCATCATCCTCAGCCTGCTCTGCCTGGGGGTTCTATTTGTCAGTATCGTTGCCAATGGATATACGGCTTTTCAGCAGACCTACATCAACATTGATGTTTTCCTGGATCCTGGGGAAATTGACGAATCAAACCTGGCCACGGCCGATTATCAGGGCATGGTCAAGAAGTCATTGCGGGAAATGTTTCCCCAGGTCAAAGAGCGGAGGGAAAAGAAAAAACTCTACTCAATGGTCAGCTCCGGCGCCTCCTATGATCTGCTCAATTATGTCAGAAAACATCCTGAAGGGATCGGCGGCACCATTTCTTTGTGGGTACCGGCCGATGATGATACGGACATGTTCATGAAGGGCCACATCCGGCGGGATGTGCCGGAAGGTGATCGCAGGTTGAATGATGCCCAGATCACCTGGATCGACACCCTTGTTGAAAAGAACCGGATCAAAAAGCGTTTCAATAAAACATTCTTCACGGCAGGTGATTCAAGGGAGCCGGAGCTTGCCGGAATCTGGGGGGCAGCCTGCGGTTCTTTTTTTACCCTCCTTGTCACCCTGATACTCTCCTTTCCCATTGGTGTGGCATCAGCGGTCTACCTTGAAGAGTTTGCCCCGACAAACAGATGGACGGATTTCATTGAGGTCAACATCAATAATCTCGCAGCCGTTCCTTCCATTGTTTTCGGCCTTCTGGGCCTGGCCGTATTCCTGAATTTTTTCGGACTGCCCAGATCGTCTCCCATGGTGGGTGGATTTGTTCTGACGCTCATGACGTTGCCGACCATTATTATCGCCGGTCGGGCTTCGTTGAAATCGGTACCACCGTCGATTCGTGAGGCTGCATTGGGGGTGGGAGCCTCCAAAATCCAGATGGTAACCCACCATGTGCTGCCCCTTGCCATGCCCGGAATGTTGACCGGTACCATTATCGGTATGGCCCAGGCCCTTGGAGAAACCGCACCGTTGCTGATGATCGGCATGGTCGCGTTTATTGTCGATATACCGGGCGGATTTTCCGATCCATCTACGGTTTTACCGGTTCAGATCTTCCTGTGGGCAGACAGCCCGGAACGGGCGTTTCTGGAGCGGACATCAGCCGCCATCATGGTGTTGCTGCTATTTCTGATCACCATGAATGCCGCTGCTGTCATATTAAGAAAGAAATTTGAAAGACGCTGGTAGGTATAATTAGTTGCAAGCTACTAAAAAAACAGGAGAAAAAATGAAAAAAGCATTGCTCACTATTTTTGCCCTGGCCTTTGTTGCCGGGGTTGCAGGTCCGTCATTTGCCGACGCTTCCAGGGATTATATCTCGATTGTCGGCTCTTCAACCGTTTATCCGTTTGCGACGGTTGTTGCCGAAAGATTTGGTAAATCCACCAAGTTTAAGACCCCGAAAATTGAATCCACCGGATCCGGCGGAGGACACAAACTGTTCGGTGCAGGTGTCGGGGTCCAGCATCCGGACATCACGAATTCTTCCAGAAGAATTAAAAAATCCGAGTTTGAAAAAGCGACGAAAAACGGCATCAGAATTGTAGAGGTAAAAATTGGTTATGACGGCATTGTTGTGGCCAACTCCAAGCAAGCCGCCCCGTTTAAACTGACCCGCAGGGATCTGTTCCTGGCCCTGGCCAAAACGGTTCCCTCAACGGACAATATTGCCGGCAACACCCAGCCCAACCCCTACAAAACATGGAAAGATGTAAACCCCTCTCTGCCTGATGTTAAAATCGAAGTCTTGGGTCCTCCGCCCACATCCGGTACCCGGGATGCATTTGTTGAGCTGGTCATGGAAGCCGGTGCTGAAGAATTCGGTTGGATTAAAGCCATGGCTAAAACAGACAAAAAGGCGTACAAAGCACTTTGTCATACGGTTCGAGAAGATGGTGCCTACATCGAAGCCGGTGAAAACGACAACCTGATTGTTCAGAAACTCGAAGCCAATCCCGATGCACTGGGGATTTTTGGGTTCTCGTTTTTGGACCAGAACACCGATAAAATCCAGGGCTCTTTCATTGATCTGACCTTTCGCTTATTTTTTAGAGGTATTTGAATTAACGAGGCTCTTTGCACTGGACAATTAAGGCCAGCCGTGTCATGGTCATCATAAAACCCATTACCTGGAGGTTTATGATGGCCCCAAAAATTGAGAGAATCGATACGATACCGCTTATCATCGCAACCCTTGAAAAGATGAACGTTCAAAAAACAATTGACAGTATTTTTATTGCTCATGGTAACTGGATCGGTCTCAGCTATGGTCAGTTGACGGTTTTGTTCGTAACCTATGTGTTGCATTCCTTGACCCATCATTTTTACGGGGTGGAATCCTGGGCAAATCAACATAAAACAGTTATAGAACGTGTGACAGGCTGGAACGTGGGTGAAAAAGATGCCACAGACGACCGCCTGGGGAAACTTGCACAGGTGTTTGGAGAAAACGACGAATACATATCAGAGTTTCAGATTCAGATGGGGCAAGGCATTATCTGTGCTTACCAGTTACCGACAAAAATTGTTCGCTATGACACCACGGCTTTCAATGTGTACCATGACCCAGAGAGCAGAAAGAACGGTATCTTGGAATTTGGTCACAGCAAAGATCATCGGCCAGATCTTCTTCAATTCAAACAAGGCCTTGCAACATTGGACCCGTCTGGGGTTCCCATTTTAAGCGAAACTCTTCCGGGGAACCGTGCTGATGACCCCTGCTATTTCCCAGCCTGGCAGCGTATGGTGAAAACCATCGGCAACCCTGATTTTTTGTATATTGCAGATTGCAAGGCAGCCGCCCTTGAAACCCGTGCTGCAATAGATCATGAAAAAGGATATTACCTTTTTCCATTACCAATGACCGGTGAGATTCCCCGTCTTATCAAAGAGTTGGTTTTGAACCCTGGGCAAGCCTTTCAAGAGATTGTGTTGCTCCCAAAAGATGAAGACCAAAACGAACGGGTGGTAGGCAAGGGATTTGTCGTGAATCAGCAAATGGAAAAACAGCTCGAAAGCGGAACAGTTCATCGATGGCAGGAAAGATGGATGGTTAGCCTGAGTAATAGCCATGCGCAGCGTCGGAAAAAATCGTTTCAAGATCGTTTGGACAAAGCCGAAAGCAAATTGGCTAAACTTAAGGCAAAGACCAACGACTCCGTAGATTCTTTTAAGCTCAAAGCCGAAAAGATATTGCAGGCATGTAACGTTGAGGCCTATTTTCATCTTGAAATCAACGACTCCGTAACCTTGCAGAAAAAATATATTGGTAGAGGACGCCCAGGGCCAAACACCCCTTTCAAAATGGTGGAAGTCCTGAATTTGGACTTAATGGTAAATCGAAATGAAGAGGCGATTGAAGAATTCAAAGCGTTGGCTGGTTGGCGGATCTTTGCAACCAATGTTGACGAAAACAGTATGACGCTTAACCAAAGCACACAATACTACAGGGATGAGTGGCTTGTAGAACGGGGTTTCCATCGACTAAAAAAAGGGCATATCCCTGTACTGCCTTTATTTTTACGTCTGCAGAAAAGAATCAAAGGCTTGATGGTAATGTTGACCATTGCCCTTCAGGCATTGACCCTGATGGAATTTGTCGTCCGCAGGGAGTTATCCAAAGCAGATGAACCTATTGCAGGGCTTGTTCCCGGAAATCCAAAAATGAAGACAAAACGCCCCACTGCAGAACGATTGCTTTCACAATTTGACAGCCTTCACCTTTTGATCGAAGAAAAGGGAGAAAAAATTTCCGGTGTCGTGGTTGAAGAATTGACGGCTTTACAGAAAAGAATCTTAACGCTTCTGGATTTGCCAGAAAAAACCTATGACCTTTCCTTCGTGGTCGGAAAAAAAAATTAGGCGTACAAAAATGAGCGAAACCCAAGATTGATGGTGTGCAGCCGACTTTTGATGCCATTGCCGACAGTTCATATCCGGTTTCCCGGCCGCTGTTTTTTTATGTGAAAAAAGAGCATGTCGATAAAATCCCGGGCATCCGTGAATTTCTCAAAGAGTTCACCAGTGAAAAAGCCTGGGGCAATGAAGGATACCTGACGGACAAGGGCCTGATTCCCATGCCAAAGGAAGAAAGAGCCCGGTTTGTAAAAGCGGTTGCTGATCTCGTCCCCATGGCGGCAGCTGATTTCTAAGGACCGCAGATGAACTAAGTTGAACAAAATCAGTTCCTGTTCGTACAATGTGGCTGCCGGATGCCTTTAGGGCCTGAGGGCAGCCACTTCATTCTCTTAATTGAAATATGAGTTTAAATCATGAACAACCAATCAACAATGGTTTTACCCCGGCGCCTTGGGGCGGAAAAAAAACCCCCTGATTCAAAACGCGATTCGGCGACGCCTTCCCGGGGCAATACAAGGCTCGTTCCTAAAGACGATCGCAGAACCGTGGGACAAAAGACGGTGGACAATCCAAGAATGCGGTGTGAGCATGTCAATGTGTATTATAATTACGGTGAAAAAAAGGCCATTA
Coding sequences:
- a CDS encoding methyl-accepting chemotaxis protein → MNLVSTVDSENEFVKPGVTTEKSTWLTVGVKLMIGVGLISNLCIGLLVYMNYRMSFQIGEQTNLLLEINSDMNQNLRTTIFDLQGKYLEIPKRLEVDSANSIMEWIQGHYTVAADGVIEGRNNYKPFFNRSQRRDISKGKFVVQNLDDSVVVFRGLLKADKEFSDAVQRIDIKTADPVKDYDAINGFILEAINISDDGDALRNKILALKSLLADEAIAAETARNEILYKVEEIEKKRQQLIEYQNERQATNRRIAGAAILANIILLYALAWYIVEIPLRKLTKAIDRINKGETVSIPYENRKDRIGMLAGALVGFQGALVNLRFEDERKKQDRQVISKLINRMSGLIFSLRRKADTMKDEASELSALAEDTEQQILIATKSVVKTVQQTDSVSESTGQLSQVVREIGQQLNMQNDQVNGINDMVQITRDDINRLAQASNEINEIVNIVRHIAGKTKLLALNARIEAARAGEAGKGFAVVAKEVRALSEQTEEANQDIARKIDSIQSATQTMVGYTTRIEEGIVLLMGASQQISASVEEQGAVTEEIAGNAQATSVEIKDVSDRISEIRDTAQATSRFAADVQSQSETIALELESLLMDTSSKLARFDQADRAGHSGGDPVQEPLQFSGNTVPKSCPDAA
- the pstC gene encoding phosphate ABC transporter permease subunit PstC; protein product: MTPANLLILLLLISTMAFWLGKKRAFAVVKTAGGPRMLHSRPGYYGALTALWCGLPAVLVFAFWLGFESSIITDMVLTSLPETFRDLPLDRLNLIVNDIKNLVYGNIVSGKVSADLQDAADHYRRLVSISHMALTVIAVVFAIGGGLVVRRMIKPSLRARNQVERIIKYFLIACSTIAIFTTIGIVLSVLYEAIRFFKVIPLTEFLFGLEWSPQMAIRADQVGSSGAFGVIPVFAGTMLISAIAMSVAVPVGLMSAIYLSEYANKTFRAVAKPMLEILAGIPTVVYGFFAALVVAPFIRNTGAMIGLDVSSESALAAGLVMGVMIIPFVSSLSDDVINAVPQSLRDGAYALGSTQSETIRQVIMPAALPGIVGGVLLAVSRAIGETMIVVMAAGLSANLTVNPLKTVTTVTVQIVTLLVGDQEFDSPKTLAAFALGLMLFVVTLILNVIALYVVRKYREQYE
- the pstA gene encoding phosphate ABC transporter permease PstA, which gives rise to MNNNNNSKRTMDIVNQGLEKRYGAEKRFRRYGLCAIILSLLCLGVLFVSIVANGYTAFQQTYINIDVFLDPGEIDESNLATADYQGMVKKSLREMFPQVKERREKKKLYSMVSSGASYDLLNYVRKHPEGIGGTISLWVPADDDTDMFMKGHIRRDVPEGDRRLNDAQITWIDTLVEKNRIKKRFNKTFFTAGDSREPELAGIWGAACGSFFTLLVTLILSFPIGVASAVYLEEFAPTNRWTDFIEVNINNLAAVPSIVFGLLGLAVFLNFFGLPRSSPMVGGFVLTLMTLPTIIIAGRASLKSVPPSIREAALGVGASKIQMVTHHVLPLAMPGMLTGTIIGMAQALGETAPLLMIGMVAFIVDIPGGFSDPSTVLPVQIFLWADSPERAFLERTSAAIMVLLLFLITMNAAAVILRKKFERRW
- a CDS encoding substrate-binding domain-containing protein; translated protein: MKKALLTIFALAFVAGVAGPSFADASRDYISIVGSSTVYPFATVVAERFGKSTKFKTPKIESTGSGGGHKLFGAGVGVQHPDITNSSRRIKKSEFEKATKNGIRIVEVKIGYDGIVVANSKQAAPFKLTRRDLFLALAKTVPSTDNIAGNTQPNPYKTWKDVNPSLPDVKIEVLGPPPTSGTRDAFVELVMEAGAEEFGWIKAMAKTDKKAYKALCHTVREDGAYIEAGENDNLIVQKLEANPDALGIFGFSFLDQNTDKIQGSFIDLTFRLFFRGI
- a CDS encoding IS1634 family transposase yields the protein MAPKIERIDTIPLIIATLEKMNVQKTIDSIFIAHGNWIGLSYGQLTVLFVTYVLHSLTHHFYGVESWANQHKTVIERVTGWNVGEKDATDDRLGKLAQVFGENDEYISEFQIQMGQGIICAYQLPTKIVRYDTTAFNVYHDPESRKNGILEFGHSKDHRPDLLQFKQGLATLDPSGVPILSETLPGNRADDPCYFPAWQRMVKTIGNPDFLYIADCKAAALETRAAIDHEKGYYLFPLPMTGEIPRLIKELVLNPGQAFQEIVLLPKDEDQNERVVGKGFVVNQQMEKQLESGTVHRWQERWMVSLSNSHAQRRKKSFQDRLDKAESKLAKLKAKTNDSVDSFKLKAEKILQACNVEAYFHLEINDSVTLQKKYIGRGRPGPNTPFKMVEVLNLDLMVNRNEEAIEEFKALAGWRIFATNVDENSMTLNQSTQYYRDEWLVERGFHRLKKGHIPVLPLFLRLQKRIKGLMVMLTIALQALTLMEFVVRRELSKADEPIAGLVPGNPKMKTKRPTAERLLSQFDSLHLLIEEKGEKISGVVVEELTALQKRILTLLDLPEKTYDLSFVVGKKN
- a CDS encoding PstS family phosphate ABC transporter substrate-binding protein; the protein is MQPTFDAIADSSYPVSRPLFFYVKKEHVDKIPGIREFLKEFTSEKAWGNEGYLTDKGLIPMPKEERARFVKAVADLVPMAAADF